The proteins below come from a single Chitinophaga pinensis DSM 2588 genomic window:
- a CDS encoding S41 family peptidase, producing MKLQFYKSAALLGALCLPLCLLAQQPAKDTDHVVSKEDAHEIIGKISKQLEEGYPFPEISKKYIATMKSQEAKKAYQDLTPAKLAWKITDDLRGTHKDVHLTIFHNKDYYEQLTRSFSNTRTPEDDRLELERKRQNNYGFDAVELNKKTSTAYIKISGGFHGDQEAFEMAANAMNMAAYSKNIIIDIRDNGGGTGMMGRFLAGYFFNAGDERYYLHGYHKDRTKDIQEWTYPFVPGKRMPDSKLYILVNKRTASATEGFAFALQQMHRATIVGDTTAGAGIAGSMIPLKENMVVFMPVKMVAAPGSEEGWEGKGVIPDVAVKGEDARTEAEKLIKKEQDDIAAAKTK from the coding sequence ATGAAACTACAATTTTATAAATCAGCAGCCCTGCTGGGCGCACTATGCCTTCCGCTCTGCCTGTTAGCACAGCAACCTGCAAAGGATACAGATCATGTCGTGAGTAAAGAAGATGCTCATGAAATTATCGGGAAAATCAGCAAACAACTGGAAGAAGGTTATCCGTTCCCGGAGATCTCTAAGAAATATATTGCCACCATGAAAAGCCAGGAAGCTAAGAAAGCCTATCAGGACCTTACGCCGGCGAAACTGGCCTGGAAGATCACCGACGACCTGCGTGGAACGCATAAAGATGTGCATCTCACCATTTTCCACAACAAAGATTATTACGAACAACTGACCCGGTCTTTCTCCAATACCCGTACGCCTGAAGACGACAGACTGGAACTTGAAAGAAAACGTCAGAACAACTATGGCTTTGATGCAGTGGAACTGAATAAAAAAACATCTACTGCCTATATCAAGATATCCGGTGGTTTCCATGGCGACCAGGAAGCATTTGAAATGGCAGCCAATGCAATGAATATGGCCGCTTATTCCAAAAACATCATCATTGACATCAGAGACAATGGTGGTGGAACCGGTATGATGGGCCGCTTCCTCGCAGGTTATTTCTTCAATGCCGGCGATGAACGCTACTACCTCCACGGTTATCATAAAGACCGTACAAAAGATATCCAGGAATGGACATATCCTTTCGTACCTGGTAAAAGAATGCCGGACAGCAAACTATATATACTCGTTAATAAACGCACTGCATCCGCTACAGAAGGTTTCGCCTTTGCATTACAACAGATGCACCGCGCTACGATCGTAGGCGATACAACAGCAGGCGCAGGTATCGCAGGTTCAATGATCCCGCTGAAAGAAAACATGGTCGTATTTATGCCTGTAAAAATGGTAGCTGCCCCTGGTTCAGAAGAAGGCTGGGAAGGAAAAGGCGTTATTCCTGATGTGGCAGTGAAAGGAGAAGATGCAAGAACAGAAGCTGAAAAACTGATCAAAAAAGAACAGGATGATATCGCCGCGGCAAAAACCAAATAG
- a CDS encoding YbhB/YbcL family Raf kinase inhibitor-like protein, which translates to MKRMYTFLALMVFACSAVAQTFTLKSNDLGGQFVNSQLLNGMMGYTGGNVSPQLSWENAPAGTQCFAVTMYDVDAPSGSGFWHWVLYNIPADVHELPAGAGTPERKLLPAGAAHGINDAGMPGYLGPGPLPGLPHQYIITVFALKTKINPDKSTPAAFVGVLLNQNLLAKASIVGYSQHP; encoded by the coding sequence ATGAAAAGAATGTACACGTTCCTGGCGTTGATGGTCTTCGCCTGTTCTGCCGTAGCGCAGACATTTACACTGAAGAGTAATGATCTTGGCGGCCAGTTTGTCAATAGCCAGTTACTGAATGGAATGATGGGATATACAGGTGGGAATGTCTCTCCGCAGTTGTCCTGGGAGAATGCGCCTGCGGGTACGCAGTGTTTTGCCGTAACGATGTATGATGTGGATGCTCCCTCCGGTAGTGGTTTCTGGCATTGGGTACTGTATAATATTCCGGCAGATGTACATGAATTGCCGGCCGGCGCTGGTACGCCTGAGCGTAAATTATTGCCTGCAGGTGCAGCTCATGGTATCAATGATGCGGGTATGCCAGGATACCTGGGGCCTGGTCCTCTGCCAGGATTACCACATCAGTATATCATCACGGTGTTTGCACTGAAGACAAAAATAAACCCTGACAAGAGTACGCCTGCTGCATTTGTCGGAGTGCTGCTGAATCAGAACTTATTAGCCAAGGCGTCTATTGTAGGTTATTCACAACATCCATAA